A genomic segment from Glycine soja cultivar W05 chromosome 20, ASM419377v2, whole genome shotgun sequence encodes:
- the LOC114403514 gene encoding 60S ribosomal protein L35-like, with amino-acid sequence MARIKVYELRQKTKADLLNQLKDLKAELALLRVAKVTGGAPNKLSKIKVVRLNIAQVLTVISQKQKAALRDAYKNKKYLPLDLRPKKTRAIRRRLTKHQASLKTEREKKKELYFPLRKYAIKV; translated from the exons ATGG CGAGGATCAAGGTTTACGAGCTGAGGCAGAAGACGAAGGCTGATCTGCTGAATCAACTGAAGGACCTGAAGGCGGAGCTTGCCTTGCTTCGTGTTGCTAAGGTCACCGGTGGTGCCCCTAACAAGCTTTCCAAGAT AAAGGTGGTGAGGTTGAACATTGCCCAGGTTTTGACGGTGATTTCTCAGAAGCAGAAGGCTGCGTTGAGGGATGCCTACAAGAATAAGAAGTACTTGCCTCTCGATCTCCGCCCTAAGAAGACCAGGGCTATTCGCAGGAGGCTTACTAAGCACCAG GCATCATTGAAGACAGagagggagaagaagaaagagttaTATTTCCCACTAAGGAAATATGCTATCAAGGTGTAA
- the LOC114403797 gene encoding glutathione S-transferase DHAR2-like has product MALEVAVKAAVGAPNVLGDCPFSQRVLLTLEEKKIPYKLHLIDLSNKPEWFLGVNPEGKVPVVLFDGKWVADSDVIVGILEEKYPEPSLITPPEFASVGSKIFGSFVSFLKSKDTNDGTEQALVAELSALDEHLKTHGPYIAGEKVTAVDLSLAPKLYHLVVALGHFKNWNIPESLVHVHNYTKLLFSRESFEKTKPPKEEYVIAGWAPKVNA; this is encoded by the exons ATGGCTCTCGAGGTTGCTGTTAAGGCTGCTGTTGGGGCTCCAAATGTTCTCGGAGATT GTCCATTTTCCCAAAGGGTCCTCTTAACTTTGGAGGAGAAGAAAATTCCTTACAAACTCCACCTCATCGATCTCAGTAACAAACCCGAATG GTTTTTGGGTGTGAATCCTGAAGGGAAGGTGCCAGTGGTTCTTTTTGATGGCAAATGGGTGGCTGATTCTGATGTAATTGTGGGGATACTAGAGGAAAAGTACCCAGAACCCTCTCTAATCACTCCTCCTGAATTTGCCTCCGT GGGATCAAAGATATTTGGGTCTTTTGTGAGTTTTCTGAAGAGCAAGGATACAAACGATGGAACTGAGCAAGCATTGGTTGCTGAATTGAGTGCCTTGGATGAACATCTCAAGACCCAT GGTCCATACATTGCTGGGGAGAAAGTCACTGCTGTTGATCTGAGTTTGGCACCAAAACTGTACCATCTTGTGGTAGCACTGGGCCACTTCAAGAATTGGAATATTCCAGAAAGTTTGGTACATGTGCACAATTACACTAAG CTGCTGTTCTCCCGAGAGTCATTTGAGAAAACAAAGCCTCCAAAGGAGGAATATGTTATTGCTGGATGGGCGCCTAAGGTGAATGCTTGA
- the LOC114403383 gene encoding caffeoylshikimate esterase-like isoform X1: MASEAEIEYEEASEAEIKYDEEYVWNSRGLKLFACRWLPANGSPKALIFLCHGYAMECSITMKSTATRLAKAGYAVYGIDYEGHGKSEGVPGLVMNFDFVIDDCSEHFTTICEKAENKKKMRYLMGESMGGAVALLLHRKKPQYWDGAILVAPMCKISEEMRPNTVVVSVLSALSKVVPSWRIVPIPDIIDVAFKVPEVREEIRANQYCYKGNPRLRTAYELMRVSTEIEQSLHEVSLPFLVLHGEEDQVTDKAVSKQLYDVAASSDKTLKFYPKMWHGLLYGEPPENLQIVFSDIIGWIEQKTHHGNSRLERELKEEHEHLVKSDL; the protein is encoded by the exons Atg GCGAGTGAAGCTGAGATCGAATACGAAGAG GCGAGTGAAGCTGAGATCAAATATGATGAG GAATACGTTTGGAATTCTCGAGGCTTGAAGCTTTTTGCATGCCGATGGCTTCCAGCGAATGGAAGTCCAAAAGCGTTAATCTTCCTCTGCCATGGCTACGCCATGGAATGCAGCATCACcatgaaaa GCACAGCAACAAGGCTCGCAAAAGCGGGTTATGCAGTGTATGGGATTGATTACGAAGGGCATGGAAAATCAGAAGGGGTTCCAGGCCTTGttatgaattttgattttgtaatcGACGATTGCTCCGAACATTTCACCACAATTTGTG AGAAAGCAGAGAACAAGAAAAAGATGAGGTACTTGATGGGGGAATCCATGGGAGGAGCTGTGGCTCTACTTTTGCACAGGAAAAAGCCACAATACTGggatggggcaattttggttgcACCCATGTGCAAG ATTTCAGAAGAAATGAGACCCAACACAGTGGTGGTTAGTGTATTGAGTGCACTCAGCAAAGTTGTTCCCTCGTGGAGAATAGTTCCCATCCCAGATATCATTGATGTCGCCTTTAAAGTGCCTGAAGTCAGAGAAGAG ATTAGAGCCAACCAATATTGCTACAAAGGAAACCCTCGTTTGAGAACAGCCTACGAACTTATGAGGGTCAGTACAGAAATTGAGCAAAGTCTGCATGAG GTATCACTACCTTTTCTAGTTTTACATGGTGAGGAAGATCAAGTGACTGATAAAGCAGTTAGCAAacaactatatgatgtggcggCAAGCTCAGATAAGACACTAAAGTTTTATCCAAAGATGTGGCACGGTCTATTGTATGGAGAGCCACCAGAAAATTTGCAGATTGTATTCTCGGATATTATTGGTTGGATAGAGCAGAAAACTCACCATGGAAATTCAAGATTGGAGAGAGAGCTAAAAGAAGAACACGAACATTTGGTCAAGTCTGATCTCTAG
- the LOC114403383 gene encoding caffeoylshikimate esterase-like isoform X2 has protein sequence MASEAEIKYDEEYVWNSRGLKLFACRWLPANGSPKALIFLCHGYAMECSITMKSTATRLAKAGYAVYGIDYEGHGKSEGVPGLVMNFDFVIDDCSEHFTTICEKAENKKKMRYLMGESMGGAVALLLHRKKPQYWDGAILVAPMCKISEEMRPNTVVVSVLSALSKVVPSWRIVPIPDIIDVAFKVPEVREEIRANQYCYKGNPRLRTAYELMRVSTEIEQSLHEVSLPFLVLHGEEDQVTDKAVSKQLYDVAASSDKTLKFYPKMWHGLLYGEPPENLQIVFSDIIGWIEQKTHHGNSRLERELKEEHEHLVKSDL, from the exons atg GCGAGTGAAGCTGAGATCAAATATGATGAG GAATACGTTTGGAATTCTCGAGGCTTGAAGCTTTTTGCATGCCGATGGCTTCCAGCGAATGGAAGTCCAAAAGCGTTAATCTTCCTCTGCCATGGCTACGCCATGGAATGCAGCATCACcatgaaaa GCACAGCAACAAGGCTCGCAAAAGCGGGTTATGCAGTGTATGGGATTGATTACGAAGGGCATGGAAAATCAGAAGGGGTTCCAGGCCTTGttatgaattttgattttgtaatcGACGATTGCTCCGAACATTTCACCACAATTTGTG AGAAAGCAGAGAACAAGAAAAAGATGAGGTACTTGATGGGGGAATCCATGGGAGGAGCTGTGGCTCTACTTTTGCACAGGAAAAAGCCACAATACTGggatggggcaattttggttgcACCCATGTGCAAG ATTTCAGAAGAAATGAGACCCAACACAGTGGTGGTTAGTGTATTGAGTGCACTCAGCAAAGTTGTTCCCTCGTGGAGAATAGTTCCCATCCCAGATATCATTGATGTCGCCTTTAAAGTGCCTGAAGTCAGAGAAGAG ATTAGAGCCAACCAATATTGCTACAAAGGAAACCCTCGTTTGAGAACAGCCTACGAACTTATGAGGGTCAGTACAGAAATTGAGCAAAGTCTGCATGAG GTATCACTACCTTTTCTAGTTTTACATGGTGAGGAAGATCAAGTGACTGATAAAGCAGTTAGCAAacaactatatgatgtggcggCAAGCTCAGATAAGACACTAAAGTTTTATCCAAAGATGTGGCACGGTCTATTGTATGGAGAGCCACCAGAAAATTTGCAGATTGTATTCTCGGATATTATTGGTTGGATAGAGCAGAAAACTCACCATGGAAATTCAAGATTGGAGAGAGAGCTAAAAGAAGAACACGAACATTTGGTCAAGTCTGATCTCTAG
- the LOC114403382 gene encoding spliceosome-associated protein 130 A-like — translation MYLYSLTLQRPTGIICAINGNFSGGKSQEIVVARGKVLDLLRPDDNGRIQTILSVEIFGAIRSLAQFRLMGAQKDYIVVGSDSGRIVILEYNKEKNVFDKIHQETFGKSGCRRIVPGQYLAIDPKGRAVMIGACEKQKLVYVLNRDTAARLTISSPLEAHKSHTLVYSICGVDCGFENPIFAAIELDYSEADQDSTGLAASEAQKHLTFYELDLGLNHVSRKWSEQVDNGANLLVTVPGGGDGPSGVLVCAENFVIYKNQAHPEVRAVIPRRTDLPAERGVLIVSAAMHKLKNMFFFLLQTEYGDIFKVTLEHNNDRVSELKIKYFDTIPVTASMCVLKSGFLFAASEFGNHALYQFKSIGDEDDVEASSATLMETEQGFQPVFFQPRRLKNLVRIDQVESLMPIMDMKVSNLFEEETPQIYTLCGRGPRSSLRILRTGLAVSEMAVSKLPGIPSAVWTVKKNAIDEFDAYIVVSFTNATLVLSIGETVEEVSDSGFLDTTPSLAVSLIGDDSLMQVHPNGIRHIREDGRINEWRTPGKRTISKVGSNRLQVVIALSGGELIYFEVDVTGQLMEVEKHEMSGDVACLDIAPVPEGRQRSRFLAVGSYDKTIRILSLDPDDCMQALSVQSVSSAPESLLFLEVQASVGGEDGADHPASLFLNAGLQNGVMFRTVVDMVTGQLSDSRSRFLGLRAPKLFPIIVRGKRAMLCLSSRPWLGYIHQGHFLLTPLSYETLEYAASFSSDQCVEGVVAVAGEALRIFTIERLGETFNETVIPLRYTPRKFVLQPKRKLLVMIESDQGALTAEEREAARKECFESAQAGENGTESADQMENGGEDEDKDDPLSDEHYGYPKAESDKWASCIRVLDPRTGNTTCLLELQENEAAFSICTINFHDKEYGTLLAVGTAKGLQFLPKRTITAGFIHIYRFVEDGRSLELLHKTQVEGVPLALCQFQGRLLAGIGPVLRLYDLGKRRLLRKCENKLFPNTIVSIHAYRDRIYVGDVQESFHYCKYRRDENQLYIFADDCVPRWLTASYHIDFDTMAGADKFGNIYFVRLPQDVSDEIEEDPTGGRIKWEQGKLNGAPNKVEEIVQFHIGDVVTCLQKASLIPGGGECIVFGTVMGSVGALHAFTSRDDVDFFSHLEMHMRQDHPPLCGRDHMAYRSAYFPVKDVIDGDLCEQYPTLPMDLQRKIADELDRTPGEILKKLEEVRNKII, via the exons ATGTATCTCTACAGTCTTACTCTGCAGCGCCCCACCGGCATCATCTGCGCCATAAACGGCAACTTCTCCGGCGGCAAGAGCCAGGAAATCGTGGTGGCCCGCGGTAAGGTTCTCGATCTCCTCCGCCCCGACGACAATGGTCGGATCCAAACCATTCTCTCCGTCGAAATCTTTGGCGCCATCCGCTCCCTCGCCCAGTTCCGCCTCATGGGCGCCCAGAAGGACTACATCGTCGTCGGCTCCGACTCCGGCCGCATCGTCATCCTTGAATACAACAAGGAGAAGAACGTCTTCGACAAAATCCACCAAGAAACCTTCGGCAAATCCGGTTGCCGCCGAATTGTCCCCGGTCAGTACCTCGCCATCGATCCCAAAGGTAGGGCCGTTATGATTGGCGCCTGCGAGAAGCAGAAACTCGTTTATGTTTTGAATAGGGACACTGCTGCTAGGTTAACCATTTCTTCCCCTTTAGAGGCTCATAAATCCCACACTTTAGTTTACTCAATTTGTGGCGTTGATTGTGGCTTTGAGAACCCTATTTTTGCTGCCATTGAATTGGATTACTCTGAGGCTGACCAGGATTCCACTGGCCTGGCTGCTTCTGAGGCTCAGAAGCATTTGACCTTTTACGAGCTTGATCTTGGCCTTAACCATGTTTCCAGAAAGTGGTCCGAGCAGGTTGATAATGGGGCCAATTTGCTTGTTACTGTTCCTGGAGGTGGTGATGGCCCCAGTGGTGTGCTTGTTTGTGCTgagaattttgttatttataagaATCAGGCACATCCGGAGGTCAGGGCTGTGATTCCTCGGCGGACCGACTTGCCGGCCGAGCGCGGCGTGCTTATTGTGTCAGCTGCTATGCATAAATTGAAGAACATGTTCTTCTTCCTCCTGCAGACAGAGTATGGGGATATTTTTAAGGTCACCTTGGAGCATAATAATGATCGTGTCTCGGAGTTGAAGATTAAGTATTTTGATACCATTCCTGTTACAGCTTCGATGTGTGTGCTGAAGTCGGGGTTCTTGTTTGCGGCATCGGAGTTTGGGAACCATGCTCTGTATCAGTTTAAGTCTATAGGGGATGAGGATGATGTGGAGGCGTCGTCTGCCACGTTGATGGAAACTGAGCAAGGTTTTCAGCCTGTGTTTTTCCAGCCCAGGAGGCTGAAGAACCTTGTTAGGATTGACCAGGTTGAGAGTTTGATGCCGATAATGGATATGAAGGTCAGTAATCTTTTTGAAGAGGAAACTCCTCAGATTTATACTCTCTGTGGGCGTGGTCCTCGATCCTCTTTGAGGATCCTGAGAACTGGTTTAGCAGTTAGTGAGATGGCCGTGTCCAAGCTTCCTGGTATACCTAGCGCTGTTTGGACTGTGAAGAAGAATGCTATTGATGAGTTTGATGCATACATTGTTGTGTCATTCACAAATGCTACACTTGTGCTTTCCATTGGTGAGACTGTTGAAGAAGTCAGTGACAGTGGGTTTCTTGACACTACACCCTCCCTTGCTGTTTCTTTGATAGGAGATGATTCTCTCATGCAGGTTCACCCAAATGGTATTAGGCATATTAGGGAGGATGGCCGTATTAATGAATGGAGAACTCCTGGAAAGAGGACTATTTCAAAAGTTGGATCAAATAGACTTCAAGTGGTTATTGCACTGAGTGGAGGGGAGCTTATATATTTTGAAGTGGATGTAACTGGTCAGTTGATGGAGGTGGAGAAGCATGAAATGTCTGGGGATGTTGCTTGTTTGGACATTGCTCCAGTGCCTGAAGGCAGACAAAGATCTCGGTTTCTTGCAGTTGGGTCATATGACAAGACCATCCGCATCTTATCGCTTGATCCCGATGATTGTATGCAGGCTCTAAGTGTACAAAGTGTTTCTTCAGCTCCAGAATCTCTTCTTTTTCTCGAAGTTCAAGCATCTGTTGGGGGTGAGGATGGTGCCGATCATCCTGCTAGCCTTTTCTTGAATGCTGGCTTACAGAATGGTGTCATGTTTAGAACTGTGGTGGATATGGTTACAGGTCAGCTTTCTGATTCACGTTCCCGATTCTTGGGATTGAGAGCCCCAAAATTGTTTCCCATTATTGTGAGAGGCAAGCGTGCTATGCTTTGCTTGTCAAGTCGACCTTGGCTTGGTTATATTCACCAAGGACATTTCCTTTTAACGCCCCTGTCATATGAAACCCTTGAATATGCTGCCTCATTTTCATCTGACCAATGTGTGGAAGGTGTAGTTGCTGTTGCTGGTGAGGCCTTGAGGATTTTTACCATTGAAAGATTAGGAGAGACATTTAATGAAACTGTAATTCCATTAAGGTACACACCAAGGAAATTTGTGCTGCAACCCAAACGGAAACTTCTGGTGATGATTGAGAGTGATCAAGGAGCATTAACTGCAGAAGAGCGTGAAGCTGCAAGGAAAGAGTGTTTTGAGTCTGCTCAAGCTGGGGAAAATGGCACTGAAAGTGCAGACCAAATGGAGAATGGTGGTGAGGATGAAGATAAAGATGATCCACTTTCAGATGAGCATTATGGTTATCCAAAAGCTGAATCAGATAAATGGGCTTCCTGCATCAGAGTTCTTGATCCAAGGACAGGAAATACTACTTGTCTTTTGGAGCTTCAGGAAAATGAAGCTGCTTTCAGCATTTGCACCATAAATTTCCATGATAAGGAATACGGAACTCTTTTAGCTGTTGGCACTGCGAAGGGACTGCAATTTTTGCCCAAAAGGACCATAACTGCTGGATTCATTCATATTTATAGGTTCGTAGAGGATGGAAGATCTCTTGAACTTCTTCACAAAACTCAGGTTGAAGGTGTTCCTCTTGCTCTATGTCAATTTCAAGGAAGATTACTTGCAGGGATAGGACCTGTGCTCAGGTTGTATGATTTGGGaaaaagaagattgttaagaaaatGTGAGAATAAGCTATTCCCCAACACAATTGTCTCCATTCATGCATATCGCGATCGGATTTATGTTGGTGATGTCCAAGAG TCCTTCCATTATTGCAAGTATAGGCGTGATGAAAACCAACTTTACATATTTGCTGATGATTGTGTTCCAAGGTGGCTTACTGCATCATACCACATAGATTTTGACACCATGGCAGGTGCAGACAAGTTTGGAAATATCTATTTTGTGCGGTTGCCACAGGATGTTTCAGATGAGATAGAAGAAGATCCTACTGGTGGGAGGATCAAGTGGGAGCAGGGAAAGCTGAATGGAGCTCCCAATAAGGTGGAAGAAATTGTACAGTTTCACATTGGTGATGTCGTCACATGCTTGCAAAAGGCTTCTCTTATACCAGGTGGTGGAGAGTGCATTGTATTTGGAACAGTTATGGGAAGTGTTGGGGCATTACATGCCTTTACTTCACGAGATGATGTTGATTTCTTTTCTCATTTGGAGATGCATATGAGGCAGGATCACCCACCTTTGTGTGGAAGAGACCACATGGCATATAGATCTGCCTATTTTCCTGTTAAG GATGTTATTGATGGGGATCTATGCGAGCAATAcccaacattgccaatggattTGCAGAGAAAAATTGCCGATGAATTGGACAGAACCCCTGGAGAGATACTGAAGAAACTTGAGGAAGTGCGAAATAAGATTATTTAA
- the LOC114401526 gene encoding uncharacterized protein LOC114401526, translated as MTFTAEVACSFFGLAYRNRKPFTLSLQTTLLPLLRRTTTHSHSQSLTFPLRPSRRFSVPATTTAPPQSEDSDVSTLIPPDNRIPATIITGFLGSGKTTLLNHILTAEHGKRIAVIENEFGEIDIDGSLVAAKAAGAEDIMMLNNGCLCCTVRGDLVRMISELVAKKKGKFDHIVIETTGLANPAPIIQTFYAEENIFNEVKLDGVVTLVDAKHAGFHLDEVKPKGVVNEAVEQIAYADRIIVNKTDLVGESDIASLVQRIRKINSLANLKRTEYGKVNLDYVLGIGGFDLERIENAINDEGAKEDHDHSHDHEHEHHDHDHHHHDHAHSHDHKHEHHDHHSHDHSHDPGVSSVSIVCEGSLDLEKANMWLGTLLLDHSEDIYRMKGLLSVQGMNERFVFQGVHDMFQGSPERLWGPDEPRINKIVFIGKKLDAKELEKGFKACLL; from the exons ATGACGTTCACAGCGGAGGTAGCATGCAGCTTCTTCGGCCTCGCTTATCGCAATCGCAAACCCTTCACTCTCTCACTCCAAACCACTCTCCTCCCTCTTCTACGCAGAACAACCACTCACTCCCATTCCCAATCGTTAACATTCCCTCTTAGACCCTCTCGCCGCTTCTCCGTCCCCGCCACCACCACTGCGCCGCCTCAATCCGAGGATTCCGACGTTTCCACCCTCATCCCTCCCGACAATCGTATTCCGGCAACCATCATCACCGGCTTTCTCGGCTCCGGCAAG ACGACACTGCTGAACCATATTCTCACCGCGGAGCATGGAAAACGAATTGCGGTTATTGAGAACGAG TTTGGTGAAATTGACATAGATGGTTCTTTGGTCGCGGCGAAAGCTGCTGGTGCTGAAGATATTATGATGTTGAACAATGGCTGTCTTTGCTGTACTGTGAGGGGTGATCTTGTTCGAATGATTTCCGAATTAGTCGctaagaagaaaggaaaatttgaCCATATTGTTATAGAGACTACAG GTTTGGCAAATCCAGCACCAATAATCCAGACCTTTTATGCAGAGgaaaacatttttaatgaaGTCAAATTGGATGGTGTTGTTACTCTGGTTGACGCAAAGCATGCTGGTTTTCATCTTGATGAGGTTAAGCCAAAAGGTGTGGTCAATGAGGCTGTGGAACAGATTGCGTATGCAGATCGTATAATTGTAAATAAG ACTGACCTAGTAGGTGAATCAGACATTGCTTCTTTGGTCCAGCGGATAAGG AAAATAAACAGCTTGGCCAACTTAAAGCGGACAGAGTATGGAAAAGTTAACTTGGATTATGTTCTTGGCATTGGGGGCTTTGATTTGGAGAG GATTGAGAATGCCATTAATGATGAAGGTGCAAAAGAAGATCATGACCACAGCCATGACCACGAGCATGAGCACCATGACCATGATCATCACCACCATGACCATGCTCATTCCCATGACCACAAGCATG AACACCATGATCACCACTCTCATGATCATAGTCACGATCCTGGTGTTTCATCTGTCAGCATAGTTTGTGAAGGAAGCTTAGACCTTGAGAAG GCTAACATGTGGCTTGGTACCTTGTTGCTGGATCATAGCGAAGACATTTATAGGATGAAGGGACTTCTGTCTGTTCAAGGAATGAATGAAAGATTTGTCTTTCAG GGAGTTCATGACATGTTTCAAGGTTCACCTGAAAGGTTGTGGGGGCCAGATGAACCAAGGATAAACAAAATTGTATTCATAGGGAAAAAATTGGATGCTAAGGAATTGGAAAAGGGATTCAAGGCCTGTTTACTATGA